A genomic window from Quercus lobata isolate SW786 chromosome 10, ValleyOak3.0 Primary Assembly, whole genome shotgun sequence includes:
- the LOC115965397 gene encoding uncharacterized protein LOC115965397, whose translation MSTSSSSSSSSSSSSPHRSRGHSKNSSGEERPRFFDSKAKNKCWANAGIVPGRHPERWRKDAAGNIVCKRFCNCQGCLCFEYDHIVPFSKGGESTYDNCQILQTRVNRYKSDKDNVDPTQLKGYSCDVKFTDKELDIIEMAVYGDVIRPGNQCRCRTIAEMLGQYKSKDDLAACKLPYNDESLQQPT comes from the exons ATGAGTActtcttcttcgtcttcgtcttcgtcttcatcttcatcacctCATCGTTCTCGTGGTCATAGTAAAAACAGTAGTGGTGAGGAGAGGCCTCGGTTCTTTGACTCAAAGGCGAAGAACAAGTGCTGGGCAAATGCAGGGATAGTCCCAGGAAGGCACCCAGAAAGGTGGCGCAAGGACGCCGCCGGTAACATCGTCTGCAAGCGCTTCTGCAACTGCCAAGGCTGCCTCTGCTTTGAGTACGACCACATTGTCCCCTTCTCCAAag GCGGTGAATCTACATATGATAATTGTCAGATACTTCAAACAAGGGTGAACAGATATAAATCAGACAAAGACAATGTAGATCCAACTCAATTGAAAGGTTACTCCTGTGATGTCAAGTTTACCG ATAAGGAGCTTGATATAATTGAAATGGCTGTTTATGGGGATGTGATCCGCCCTGGAAACCAATGCCGTTGTAGAACTATTGCCGAAATGCTTGGCCAATACAAGTCAAAGGACGACTTGGCTGCCTGCAAATTGCCCTACAATGATGAATCATTACAGCAACCGACATAA